The window TAATCTTTGTAAGACAAAACATCCGCTAATCTAATTTTATGAGAAAAGCTTTCGTCGCAATTGCCGCATTTTTAATTGCCCTAACCATTATGCTGGGCCTTTATCATCCCTTTTTATGGTGGACATTTATTTTTACAGGTCCTTTTGTTATACTCGGTATTTACGATTTATACCAGCCGAAACACAGTATTGTAAGGAATTACCCTGTTTTTGGTCGCTTAAGGTATTTTATGGAAGAGTTAAGGCCAAAGGTGTACCAGTATTTTGTAGAAAGCGATACAAATGGTACGCCGTATAGCCGGTTAAATCGCTCACTTATTTATCAGCGCGCTAAAAAAGATAACGATACCATTCCTTTTGGAACACAGTTAAATGTATACGATAATGGTTACGAATGGCTAAGCCACAGTATTGCAGCTATTTCACATCACGAATTGAACTTAGATCCACGGGTCTTAGTTGGCGGGCCGGACTGTAAAAAGCCTTATTCGGCCAGTATTTATAATATTTCGGCCATGAGTTTTGGTTCGTTGAGTCAGAACGCAATCCTGGCTTTAAACGGCGGTGCCAAAATGGGTAATTTTGCGCACAACACAGGCGAAGGGGGTATTAGCGATTATCACCGTCAGCCGGGTGGCGATTTAATCTGGCAAATTGGTACGGGTTATTTCGGGTGCCGTAATACCGATGGTACCTTTAACTACGATGCTTATGCCGAGCGTGCCCAGACAGATCAGGTAAAAATGATTGAGATCAAGCTCTCGCAGGGTGCTAAGCCAGGTCATGGAGGTATGTTGCCGGCTAAAAAGGTAACGCCCGAGGTGGCACGCATCCGTTTGGTGCCCGAAGGTAAAGATGTATTGTCGCCACCAGCGCACTCAGCTTTTAATACACCTATCGGTTTGCTGGAGTTTGTTAAGCAACTGCGGGATTTATCGGATGGTAAGCCTGTTGGCTTTAAGCTTTGTATTGGCCGTAAAAGTGAGTTTTATGCCATTTGTAAGGCGATGATCGAAACAAAAATCTATCCTGATTTTATTACTGTTGATGGGGAGAAGGTGGTACGGGTGCGGCACCACAAGAGTTTTCTAACTCGGTAGGGATGCCATTACGTGAGGGAGTAGCTTTTGTATATGATGTGTTGAATGGTTTCGACCTGAAAAAACACATTAAAATTATTGCTTCGGGTAAGGTAGCTACCGGATTTGACCTGGTTAAAAATATAGCATTGGGTGCTGATATGTGTAATGCAGCCCGCGGAATGATGTTTGCATTAGGTTGTATACAGGCTTTAGAGTGTAACAGTAATACCTGCCCAACGGGTGTGGCTACGCAAGATCAAAGCCTGATGAAAGGTTTGGTAGTAGAGGATAAAACCGTGCGCGTTAAAAATTTCCATAACCTAACTGTTGCCAGTGCTGTAGAGTTGCTGGGGGCAGCAGGTTTAAGAGAAACTCATCAGTTAAGCCGTGCATATATTAACAGGAGGGTGAGCCCAAGTGTAATGCAAAGCTATTTAGAAAGCTTTCCATACATTCCGGCAGGTAGCTTGTTGCAAACACCTTACCCAACGCGTTACGAACTGGGGATGGCTTTAAGTACTTCGCAAAGTTTTGCTCCAACTGATTATAAGGTTTCGGCGGTTGATTATGCGCATGCGAACCCTTATGGCGATCATGCAAGCGAATAACAAACGTTCATACGGAACATAAACGCCAATTGTACAATTGGCTACCTGGGAGTCGTCCCGATGGGACGAAATAGAAAAGCGGTCAGATTTTTAAAACCTGACCGCTATTTTATTTAAAGGGTTTTCTTTTTTAGTTACCTGTTAAGCCTATTAAAATTCAGCGTTTTTAGGGAACCTTGGGAAAGCAATTACATCGCGGATGTTGGTCATACCGGTTACGAACAATACCAAGCGTTCAAAACCTAAGCCGAAACCAGCGTGCGGTGCTGTACCAAAACGGCGGGTATCTAAGTACCACCACAATTCATCCTGTGGAATGTTCAAAGCCTCCATGCGTTGGGTTAAACGATCTAAACGTTCTTCACGTTGCGATCCGCCAATCATTTCGCCAATACCCGGAAACAGGATATCCATTGCGGCAACTGTTTGTCTGCCTTCGGCATCGGGTTCGTTCTGACGCATGTAGAACGATTTAATATCGGCAGGGTAATCGGTTAGGATTACTGGTTTTTTAAAGTGTTTTTCTACCAGGTAGCGTTCGTGCTCGCTCTGTAAATCAGCTCCCCACTCATCAATCAGGTATTTAAACTGTTTCTTCTGGTTTGGTTTAGAAGATTTTAAAATCCTGATGGCTTCTGTATAGGTTAAACGTTCAAAGTCGTTAGCTAAACAGAAATCAAGCTTTTCTATCAGGCTCAATTCGCTACGCTCGTTCTGCGGTTTTTGTTTATCTTCTTCGGCCAGGCGTGCATTTAAAAATTCAAGTTCGTCTTTGCAGTTATCTAAAGCATATTTAATTACATACTTCATCATATCTTCTGCAAGCTGCATGTTGTCTTCTAAATCTGCAAAGGCAAACTCAGGCTCAATCATCCAGAATTCGGCAAGGTGGCGTGTTGTATTCGAGTTTTCGGCTCTGAAGGTAGGTCCGAAAGTATAAATTTTACCAAAAGCCATTGCAGCCAATTCGCCTTCTAACTGACCCGATACGGTTAGGTTGGTGGCGCGTGCAAAGAAATCTTGCGAGAAATCAATCTGTCCCTCGTCAGTACGTGGCGGATTGTCGAGATCTAAAGTAGTTACTTTAAACATTTCGCCAGCACCTTCTGCATCACTTGCGGTAATTACAGGTGTGTGCATGTAAACAAAACCACGTTCGTTATAAAACTGGTGAATAGCGAAAGCTAATGCATGACGTACCTTGAAAACAGCGTTAAAGGTGTTGGTACGGAAACGCAGGTGTGCTATTTCGCGTAAAAACTCCAGACTGTGTTTTTTAGGTTGCAAAGGGAATTTCTCCGGGTCGCTATCGCCCAAAATTTCTACACTGGTTGCTTTAATCTCCACAGTTTGGCCTTTACCAAGCGATTCGATTAATTTACCTGTTGCAGAAATTGCTGCACCTGTAGTGATTCTTTTCAACAGCTCATCGGGTAAATTATTAAAATCGATCACAACCTGGATATTGCTCATGCAAGACCCGTCATTTAATGCAATAAACTGATTATTACGGAAAGTTCTAACCCATCCCATAACCGTTACTTCTGTGTCAAATGCTGTCGACTTTAATAAATCTTTAATTTGCTGTCTCTTAATCATATTGTTGTTTATAAAAGCCGCAAATTTAGGAAAAAAAAGCATATCAGTTGATAGTTTAGCGCTTTCGGTTAACAGTTTTTTTAAGTATGAAGTATTTTAAATTGTTAGTGGTAGGGTTAAAGCTTTTTGTTGTGGAATTTGAAGTTGTATATGGTTTTAATGAATAAATTTCATTGATGTTCTTGTTTTCTTTTTTGTTTTCTTGTTTTTTAGGTTGTTTGTGGTTTTATTTTGATTTATTGTTTGTTATTTTTTTGTTTTATGTGTTATTATGATTTTTATCATTAAATTTTTATGTTTTTTTTGTTTTATTTTGTGTTTTTATTGTTTTTAATTTGATTTTTTAGGTATTTTTTGTTTGTTTATTTGTTTTTAATATTAAAATTTGAATATTTTTTATGTTTTTTATTGAAAATTGTTGTGTTTTTAAATAAAAATAGTACTTTTGTAATGCTCGTTAATTATTATTATATATTTGGTTTAAAAAGAGCGCTGGTAACGGCGCTTTTTTTATAAAAATTGAGACTTATTCATAAAATCAACATAAACTAAACAACCTAAACTAAGAAAGCTCCAATAAATTGGGGCTTTTCTTTTTTTAGCGCCATCTCGACTAAAGTGCAGCGGAATGGAGAGATCTAGCTCGATAGATTTTTCGACTGCGTTGCACTCCGCTCGAAATGACGGTCATATGGGAGGAAAAACTCTTGAACAAAAAAAGCTACCCTTTTCAGGATAGCTTTTCAATATATGTTTTGTTGTTGTTATTCTTCTGAATAATTGATTTTGTTCACATGCTTGTCGATTTCCCATCTTCCGGTACCTTCTTCGCCAATTACGTCGAACAATTCTAAAGCTCTGCGGGCTTTGTATTCTTCTTCACGTTGTTCTTTTAAGAACCAGTTTAAGAATTCCATGGTTACAAAATCCTGCTCTTTGTGGCATTTAGCTGCAATGTTTTTGAAACTTTGGGTGATTGCAATTTCAGCTTCTAAGGCATCTTCGAAAACTTCTCTGAAGCCTGCGAAATCTGTTTTGATTCCGTTTACTTCTGGAGAGATTGCGTTTCCGCCCATATCCAATACATATTTGAATAGTTTAAGCTGGTGTACTCTTTCTTCTTCAGATTGCTTTAAGAAATAATCTGCTGAATAGTCGTAGCCATTTTGATCGCACCAAGATGACATTGATAAATATAGTGATGAAGAGTGAGCTTCTTTTTTGATTTGCTGATTTAATAATGTTTCAATATCCTGTGATATTAAACATTGATTGCGCATTAAGTCTTTCATAATTCTGTGCTTTAATAACAATACAAATGTATAGTGAATTTGTTCGTCTTTATAATTTATTTGCAATATGAAATTAGTCTAAATTGCTGATAATTAGTTATTTGTAATCAGTTTAAATAATGATGGATGAGGTAAGATGGATGATGGGAAATGGGGAGGGTAGAGGGGATAACGCTAAACGGATACTGCTTGAGGATCAGAAGTATAGTAGGAGGTTTTCTATTAGTTGTTTCAATGATAAAGTCAATGAATGGATATTATTTTAAGCATTAACAATAAAAAATGAAATAGATTTCTCCGTTTCTCTGCACTCCAGTCGAAATGACGATCAGGAAGGGGGATAGTGCGCAAGGAAAAAAAAAGTTAAAGGTTTTTAATTGATAGTTAAGCAGTTTGCAGTTTTCAATTGACAGTTTGTAGAACTCAGTTTGCCAGTTTAAGCAATTAACTGATTAACCCAATTGTACAGTTAGCCAATCATTTTTGATCATTAAGAAGCTAAGGGGATTAAAGTTTTAGTGATTGCTGAAAATGATATGTTAAGCAGTTTGCAGTTTTCAATTTGCAGCTTGCTGTGCTCAGTTAACCACTTTAAATAATTAACCGATTTACGGTGCTAATGAACAAATGATTAATGTACGAGTGAAGAATGTACATTTTCCATCCTTAATAAACTAATCTGTAAAGGCAGTCTTTAATCATGTGGTTTAATTTGAACATGGTGAAAGTGCCTTGTAACAGATCTTTTAACGCAATAATTTCTAAAGCATTTAAAAGATACATGTGTTCGCAGCCATTAAAGGTAACCAATTCGAAATCAGCTTTGTGGGTATTTAAAAGAAGTGCTTCGATATCTATATCTTCTACAACCTTTTTTAATTTTTGAAGTGAAAGGCAGTTGAAGCGCGCAAACTTGCCACCAAAATCTACATAAAAGCAGTTTAACTTATCAGATTGATAAATAGAACCATGAGTATTTGAGAATACGTTAGCCAGTTGGTTGATATCGATACACGCTTTTTCCATTGGCTACAAAAATTGTGATTATTTAGATTAAATACAAATAAAAATGGAAATAAATTTTAGTGAGCGTGTAGCGGGTTGAGTTTGGCGTGAGGAAGGAAGGATCGTCATTCCGAGCGTAGTGTAACGGAGTTGAGGAATCTATTAAGTGTTTCCTTGTTGATGTGTTCTAGAAAAACTAAATTAGTGATCCGCTTTAAGTTGAAACACCATGTGATGGTACAATCCCCCCATAAATTGTTTTTCGTTTTGGATTACAAACCCCATTTTTTCGTAAAGCTTTAATGCCTGTTTGTTATTTTGTTCGACCAGGAGCGCAATGGTTTGGTGACCCAGTTGCTGGCCCCAGCTAATGCCTGCCTTGATCAGCACTTTTCCTATTCCTTTTCCCTGAGCTTTAGGATTAACACTAATGCTATCCAGATAGAATTCGCCGCTTTGGGTTTCTGCATCCTGGTTGTTGTCGGTTTGCTTATCGTTATGGATATAAGTTAGAAAAGGCTTGCGGAGTTCGGTAAGCTTCCCTCCATCGTAGGCATTTAATGAGCCTAGCACTTCGCCTGATTCTTCAAAAACCAAAGTGTTTTCATAACTGTATTGATTACCCTTTTGCTGAAAGAGATATTCGAAAATGTGGTTAATTTCGCTTTGGTTTTGTGTATGGGTTAATTTGCCTGCCAGTTCACCCATCGCCTGGAGTATTAAAGGTACAACTTTGGCAAAGTCAGCAGGTTTGGCTGGTCTGATCATTAAATATCGCTTAAGTTAAAAGTTTCGGCTACGCGGATGCCTTTTTCGGTCCGCTGCAGGGTGCAACACTCGTTAACCGGATCGTGCTCCAGGTATAAGATATAATTGTTGCTCACTGCTTCTTCTAAAAAGGCCTGCTTTTCGGTTAATGTTTTTAACGGAAACATATCGTAAGCCATTACATAGGGCAGGGGCAAGTGACCAACCGACGGTAAAAGATCGGCCATATACACGATGGTTTTTCCTTTGTAGTTAATTTTAGGCAGCATCATGGCATCGGTATGGCCATAGGCAAAGCTGATGTTGATGTCTTTTTGCCAGGCTATATTTTCCTGTTCGGTAACAAATTTTAACTGTCCGCTTTCCTGTATGGGTAAAATGTTTTCTTTTAAAAAGGATGCTTTTTCTCTTGCATTTGGTTCTACTGCCCATTGCCAGTGCTTTTCGTTGCTCCAATAGGTTGCCTTGCTAAAGGCAGGTTTTAGTTTCTCGCCATCCCTTACCACCGCACCGCCCACATGGTCGAAATGGAGGTGCGTTAAAAATACATCGGTAATATCGCTGGTACTGAAACCTAAAGCGGCCAGCGATTTTTCTATCGTATCATCGCCATGCAGATAATAATGGCTAAAAAACTTTTCATCCTGTTTGTTCCCTATTCCGGTATCGACCAAAATAAGTTGATTGCCCTCTTCAATTAATAAGCAGCGCATGGCCCAGGTACAAAGGTTATTGGCATCTGCCGGGTTGGTTTTTTGCCAAATGGCTTTGGGTACCACGCCAAACATGGCGCCGCCATCGAGTTTAAAAAAGCCTGTGTTTATGGTGTGAAGTTTCATTTGATGTAAGATGTAAAATGGTTGATGTAACAGTGCTAAAAATACAAAACCCTTTAGGATTAACTAAAGGGTTTCTGTAATAATATTGGTTTTATTGTGGCTTGGTCTTACGCCTTCAACCTTTAAACCTTTTACCTTATAAGTGGATTACCTCTCCGTATGCATCAGCGGCTGCTTCCATAATGGCTTCGCTCATGGTAGGGTGTGGGTGAACCGATTTAATCATTTCGTGTCCGGTAGTCTCTAATTTACGTGCCACTACAATTTCGGCAATCATTTCGGTAACGTTGGCACCAATCATGTGCGCACCTAATAATTCGCCGTATTTGGCATCGAAAATTAGTTTAATGAAACCATCTTTAGCACCAGCAGCACTTGCTTTACCTGAAGCTGAGAATGGGAATTTACCAATTTTTAATTCATAGCCTGCTGCCTTAGCTGCTTTTTCGGTATAACCTACCGAAGCAATTTCTGGCGTGCAATAGGTACAGCCCGGAATGTTGTTGTAATCTAAAGGCTCTGCATGCTGACCTGCAATTTTTTCTACACAGATAATACCTTCTGCAGAAGCCACGTGTGCAAGCGCTTGTCCGCCAACCACATCGCCAATTGCATAGTAACCTTTTACCGAAGTGTTGTAGAACTCATCGGTAACGATTTTACCTTTTTCGGTTTTGATGCCTGTTTCTTCTAAACCAATGTTTTCGATGTTGGCTACAATACCGGCAGCTGAAAGTACAATATCGGCTTCGATGGTTTGCATACCTGAAGCAGTTTTAACCGAAACTTTGCAACCTGCACCGCTGGTATCAACCGACTCAACACTTGCTGAAGTCATTACATCGATACCGGTTTTCTTTAAGCTACGCAATAATTGTTTCGACACGTCTTCGTCTTCAACAGGTACTACGTTTTCCATAAATTCTACAATGGTTACTTTTGTTCCCATTGTGGCATAGAAATAAGCAAACTCAACACCGATAGCGCCCGAGCCTACTACTACCATGCTTTTTGGTAATTCGGGAAGTACCATAGCCTGGCGGTAGCCAATAATTTTTTTGCCATCTTGTTTCAGGTTAGGCAATTCTCTCGAACGTGCACCTGTAGCAATGATGATATTTTTAGCTGTAAGTTCTTTTTGCGAGCCATCAGCACCTTTAACTTCTAATTTGTTGCCTGGTTTAACTTTACCAGTACCCATAATTACGTCAATTTTATTTTTTTTCATTAAAAATTGAACGCCTTTACTCATGCCATCGGCTACCCCGCGACTGCGTTTTACCACAGCAGCAAAATCGGCCGTTGCACCAGCTGTTGTAATGCCGTAATCGGCAGCATGGTTAATATATTCGAAAACCTGAGCACTTTTTAAAAGTGCTTTAGTAGGGATACAGCCCCAGTTTAAACAAATACCGCCTAATGATTCGCGCTCAACAATTGCAACTTTTAGTCCCAGTTGTGAAGCTCTGATCGCAGCTACGTAACCACCTGGGCCGCTGCCTAAAACAATAACGTCGTAATTCATCTGTTTTTTTTAGTTTATTTTTAATCTGTCAGATGGAGCTTGCCCTAATTAAAATAAGCTAATTAGGGTTGGTTCATATCTATTTTAAACAGATTTGTTTTTTAATCGCTTTGTGTTTGCTGTAATCTTTGGGTAAAGGAGTCTCTGTGCGTACAGATTAATCTCGTGTTGATAGTTGCCTACGTTCACCTTACAAGAAGCTAAGGAAGCTAAATCCTTTAACAATCGCTCAAAACTAAAAAAAAAATGTCAATTGACTAGACCAATGTTGAGATAGCAGTTAAAATTTACACTGGCTGAATATTACAGGCATAAATTTAACATGGTGTTTTTTGTGTTTTCGTATTTGTAAATAGGCAAATCAAATGCCCGGCATGGTAGGGCTAACTGTCTTATTTTTAAGTGAATATTATTGTTGAAAGTTATTATTTGAAAAATATCATTGTTGTGGCTTGTTTTCTGCCTAAATAATAACCAATTCTGGGTTTTGTTATTAAAAATTTAGTTCTTTAAACAAACGTTTGATAAACTGGAAGTTGTTGTTGCTTTGATATTTGTTAAATGTTGAAAAAATATGACCAACTTAACCATAATTTAACATTGGATGTTAAAATGTGTTAAATTTTATTGGGTACATTTGCGGCATTAATTATCATTAGATTATTATTCAACAACAAAAAAACATTTAAAAAAAGAAAGTATGAAGAAATCTTTACTTTTAAGATTAGTACTGGTTATTGTTGCTTTTGTAGGTATCACTTTTGGTGCGGATGCACAGGTTACTACATCATCGATAACAGGAACAATTAAGGATGCCAAAGGCGCCTTACCTGGTGCAAGTGTAAAAGCTACGCATACACCATCGGGAAGTGTTTACACCGCTTCTACCAACAATGATGGACGTTACACAATTGCCAATGCCCGTGTTGGTGGCCCTTACACTATTGAAATTTCTTTTGTTGGTTATAAGCCAGAGAAATTGACAGATGTTTACCTGAAATTAGGTGATGCTTCTGTATTAAACATTGTCTTAAATGATAATTCTCAAGTACTAAGCGATGTTGTAGTAAGAGGTACTGCTTCAGCCAGTAAATCAAAAACTGGTATGGCAACTGCCATTTCTAGAAAACAAATCGAAGAGTTGCCTGCAATTTCAAGGAGTTTAACAGATTTGACAAGATTAACTCCTCAATCAAGCTCTGCAGGTAATGGATTCTCATTCGCTGGTAGAAATGCATTATTTAATTCATTAACACTTGATGGTGCTCAAATGAATAATGTTTTTGGTCTTTCATCTTTACCAGGAGGACAAACAAATGCTCAACCGTTTACACTTGATGCATTAGAAGAATTACAAATAAATTTAGCTCCTTACGATGTTAAACAAAGTGGCTTTACCGGAGCTGGAGTTAATGCTGTAACCAAATCTGGAACGAACAAGTTTTCAGGATCAATTTATAGCTATTATAAAAATCAAAACCTTCAGGGATATAAAGTTGGTGATACGCAATTACCAAAAGGTAGTGGTGATGCTTTTTCTAACAAACAATTGGGATTTAGATTAGGTGGACCAATAGTAAAGAATAAATTATTCTTTTTTGTAAATGGTGAAATCAGCAGAAGAACTGCGCCATTCTCGACACTTCAAGTAGACAGAGGGACATCAAAAGGTGCTAATATTTCAAGAGTAACTTTTAACGATATGTTGACTGTTAAAAATTTAGTGCAATCTAGATTTGGCTATGACCCGGGAGAAATTGATGGCTACAGTAACTTAACTGAAGCAAATAATCTTACAGCAAGATTGGATTGGAACATTAGTAATTCTCAAAGGTTAACCGTTAGGTATAATTACTTAAATTCATTTGACGATAAGGCACCAAGTGGTTCTGGGTCTAGGAACGGTCGTGGGCCAAGTCCTCAATCGATGATTTTTTCAAATCTTAGATATAAACAATATAATAATTTAAATTCAGTAACAGCTGAATTGAATTCTAGATTTGGTAATAAGTTCGCTAATAATTTGCAACTAATCTATTCAGGATTTAGGGATTATAGAGAACAAAATGGAGGAGCATTTCCTTTAGTGGATATAGAAGATGGAAATGGAAATAATTATATTTCATTAGGTTCTGAGCCATTTAGTGGTTTAAATAGATTAAATCAAGATATTTATACTTTAAATGAGAACTTTAACATTTTTGCTGGTAATCACACCATCACTTTAGGTGGAACTGTTGGATATCAAAAGTTTGCGAATGCTTTTGCTCAATTCTTTAGTGGTCAATTTAGATACAAAAGTTTATCAGATTTTGTTGCAGCAGCAAATGGTAACAATTCAATCGTGCCGCTTCAATATCAGTTAACCTATTCAGCAGACGCATCGAATCCACAGCCATATGCAATATTTAGTCAGATGCCAGTTGCTTTCTACGCTCAGGATGAATGGTATATTAAACCTAATTTTAAACTATCATATGGTTTAAGATTAGATGTACCTATCTATACAGCAGATATTCAATCTAATCCTCGAGTAACCGATGCTTCTTTTAGAGATGGTGAAAAATTGGATGTTGGTCAGCTTCCAAAAACGCAATTGCTATTTTCTCCTAG is drawn from Pedobacter sp. HDW13 and contains these coding sequences:
- a CDS encoding ferritin, with product MKDLMRNQCLISQDIETLLNQQIKKEAHSSSLYLSMSSWCDQNGYDYSADYFLKQSEEERVHQLKLFKYVLDMGGNAISPEVNGIKTDFAGFREVFEDALEAEIAITQSFKNIAAKCHKEQDFVTMEFLNWFLKEQREEEYKARRALELFDVIGEEGTGRWEIDKHVNKINYSEE
- a CDS encoding MBL fold metallo-hydrolase; its protein translation is MKLHTINTGFFKLDGGAMFGVVPKAIWQKTNPADANNLCTWAMRCLLIEEGNQLILVDTGIGNKQDEKFFSHYYLHGDDTIEKSLAALGFSTSDITDVFLTHLHFDHVGGAVVRDGEKLKPAFSKATYWSNEKHWQWAVEPNAREKASFLKENILPIQESGQLKFVTEQENIAWQKDINISFAYGHTDAMMLPKINYKGKTIVYMADLLPSVGHLPLPYVMAYDMFPLKTLTEKQAFLEEAVSNNYILYLEHDPVNECCTLQRTEKGIRVAETFNLSDI
- a CDS encoding TonB-dependent receptor, encoding MKKSLLLRLVLVIVAFVGITFGADAQVTTSSITGTIKDAKGALPGASVKATHTPSGSVYTASTNNDGRYTIANARVGGPYTIEISFVGYKPEKLTDVYLKLGDASVLNIVLNDNSQVLSDVVVRGTASASKSKTGMATAISRKQIEELPAISRSLTDLTRLTPQSSSAGNGFSFAGRNALFNSLTLDGAQMNNVFGLSSLPGGQTNAQPFTLDALEELQINLAPYDVKQSGFTGAGVNAVTKSGTNKFSGSIYSYYKNQNLQGYKVGDTQLPKGSGDAFSNKQLGFRLGGPIVKNKLFFFVNGEISRRTAPFSTLQVDRGTSKGANISRVTFNDMLTVKNLVQSRFGYDPGEIDGYSNLTEANNLTARLDWNISNSQRLTVRYNYLNSFDDKAPSGSGSRNGRGPSPQSMIFSNLRYKQYNNLNSVTAELNSRFGNKFANNLQLIYSGFRDYREQNGGAFPLVDIEDGNGNNYISLGSEPFSGLNRLNQDIYTLNENFNIFAGNHTITLGGTVGYQKFANAFAQFFSGQFRYKSLSDFVAAANGNNSIVPLQYQLTYSADASNPQPYAIFSQMPVAFYAQDEWYIKPNFKLSYGLRLDVPIYTADIQSNPRVTDASFRDGEKLDVGQLPKTQLLFSPRLGFNWDVLKDSRLIIRGGSGIFTGASTGVWLTNQAGNTGLMFGSDLLTNPTNRPFNPNPSAYIPTNVNIPSTFAINLTSPNFKLPQIWRSSLAFDYKLPGGILATVEGMYTKSINEIYHRNANLVNAAGTYSGTGDTRPYFPGVTATSNASAAPNRVNSFITNAIVLDNTNQGYAWNVTAQLQKRFGSIADVMVAYTRSDARDITSNPGSQANSAYSGNPIIGDPNVPTLAYSSFVVKNRIIASVNFNFKIIPNSTTSLGFIYEGSPYGDNFGNTRFSYQAGDINGDGNANDLMYVPKDINDIQLQAITGANAESIASQWNRLNQYIDQDKYLSTRRGQYSERNGAEYPWANRVDVRIMQEIRTLFGKENGNRFNLSLDIVNFGNLLNKNWGLTKIPNLTTPLVFQGRDAGTGRPKYTVNQNLGTSTFRDNTSFASRYQIQVGARYSFN
- a CDS encoding GNAT family N-acetyltransferase — its product is MIRPAKPADFAKVVPLILQAMGELAGKLTHTQNQSEINHIFEYLFQQKGNQYSYENTLVFEESGEVLGSLNAYDGGKLTELRKPFLTYIHNDKQTDNNQDAETQSGEFYLDSISVNPKAQGKGIGKVLIKAGISWGQQLGHQTIALLVEQNNKQALKLYEKMGFVIQNEKQFMGGLYHHMVFQLKADH
- the lpdA gene encoding dihydrolipoyl dehydrogenase — protein: MNYDVIVLGSGPGGYVAAIRASQLGLKVAIVERESLGGICLNWGCIPTKALLKSAQVFEYINHAADYGITTAGATADFAAVVKRSRGVADGMSKGVQFLMKKNKIDVIMGTGKVKPGNKLEVKGADGSQKELTAKNIIIATGARSRELPNLKQDGKKIIGYRQAMVLPELPKSMVVVGSGAIGVEFAYFYATMGTKVTIVEFMENVVPVEDEDVSKQLLRSLKKTGIDVMTSASVESVDTSGAGCKVSVKTASGMQTIEADIVLSAAGIVANIENIGLEETGIKTEKGKIVTDEFYNTSVKGYYAIGDVVGGQALAHVASAEGIICVEKIAGQHAEPLDYNNIPGCTYCTPEIASVGYTEKAAKAAGYELKIGKFPFSASGKASAAGAKDGFIKLIFDAKYGELLGAHMIGANVTEMIAEIVVARKLETTGHEMIKSVHPHPTMSEAIMEAAADAYGEVIHL
- the asnS gene encoding asparagine--tRNA ligase, whose protein sequence is MIKRQQIKDLLKSTAFDTEVTVMGWVRTFRNNQFIALNDGSCMSNIQVVIDFNNLPDELLKRITTGAAISATGKLIESLGKGQTVEIKATSVEILGDSDPEKFPLQPKKHSLEFLREIAHLRFRTNTFNAVFKVRHALAFAIHQFYNERGFVYMHTPVITASDAEGAGEMFKVTTLDLDNPPRTDEGQIDFSQDFFARATNLTVSGQLEGELAAMAFGKIYTFGPTFRAENSNTTRHLAEFWMIEPEFAFADLEDNMQLAEDMMKYVIKYALDNCKDELEFLNARLAEEDKQKPQNERSELSLIEKLDFCLANDFERLTYTEAIRILKSSKPNQKKQFKYLIDEWGADLQSEHERYLVEKHFKKPVILTDYPADIKSFYMRQNEPDAEGRQTVAAMDILFPGIGEMIGGSQREERLDRLTQRMEALNIPQDELWWYLDTRRFGTAPHAGFGLGFERLVLFVTGMTNIRDVIAFPRFPKNAEF